A genome region from Buchnera aphidicola (Chaetogeoica yunlongensis) includes the following:
- the rplQ gene encoding 50S ribosomal protein L17: MRHRKIGRRFNRSNSHLKSMLKNIVCSLFRYEMIKTTLSKAKELRRIAEPLITCSKKDSLSNRRLIFSKVRDNEIVFKLFRDLGPHFLNRCGGYTRILKCGFRSGDNAPMAYVQLVDRFKNKKTKNLLK, encoded by the coding sequence ATGAGGCATAGAAAGATTGGTCGTAGATTTAATAGAAGTAATTCTCATTTAAAATCTATGTTGAAAAATATAGTATGTTCATTATTTCGTTATGAAATGATAAAAACTACGTTATCTAAGGCAAAAGAGTTGCGTCGTATCGCAGAGCCTTTGATTACTTGTTCGAAAAAAGATTCTTTGTCAAATCGTCGTCTTATCTTTTCAAAAGTTCGTGATAATGAAATTGTTTTTAAGTTATTTAGAGATTTAGGTCCTCATTTTTTAAATAGATGTGGTGGATATACTAGAATTTTAAAGTGTGGTTTTAGAAGTGGAGATAATGCTCCAATGGCTTATGTTCAATTAGTGGATAGATTTAAAAATAAAAAAACGAAAAATTTATTAAAATAA